A region from the Sandaracinus amylolyticus genome encodes:
- the lspA gene encoding signal peptidase II: protein MAPTTTRRSNALIAACIVSTIALVALDIGTKTWAEGALSTERTGERPEVCAADDDGYIRYQRARRPGLVVIEDVFELEYAENCGAAFGLLRNAPTGVRTTIFGVAATAATLVLLWLFIQGRGGPWFAWSVPFVVSGALGNLIDRIRYGYVVDFIHWHWRDAFDYPTFNVADIAITVGVVLLLIDGFRREEPAKVDEKAAPKAKTADAGAGEQREAAGE from the coding sequence GTGGCGCCGACGACGACGCGCCGCTCGAACGCGCTGATCGCCGCGTGCATCGTGTCGACGATCGCGCTCGTCGCGCTCGACATCGGCACGAAGACGTGGGCCGAGGGTGCGCTCAGCACCGAGCGCACCGGCGAGCGCCCCGAGGTCTGCGCGGCCGACGACGACGGCTACATCCGCTACCAGCGCGCGCGCCGGCCCGGGCTCGTCGTCATCGAGGACGTGTTCGAGCTCGAGTACGCCGAGAACTGCGGCGCCGCGTTCGGCCTCCTGCGCAACGCGCCGACCGGCGTGCGCACCACGATCTTCGGCGTCGCGGCGACCGCGGCCACGCTCGTGCTCCTCTGGCTGTTCATCCAGGGCCGCGGCGGGCCGTGGTTCGCGTGGAGCGTGCCGTTCGTCGTGTCGGGCGCGCTCGGGAACCTGATCGACCGCATCCGCTACGGGTACGTGGTCGACTTCATCCACTGGCACTGGCGCGACGCGTTCGACTACCCGACGTTCAACGTCGCCGACATCGCCATCACCGTCGGCGTCGTGCTCCTCCTGATCGACGGCTTCCGTCGCGAGGAGCCCGCGAAGGTCGACGAGAAGGCCGCGCCGAAGGCGAAGACCGCCGACGCCGGGGCTGGCGAGCAGCGCGAAGCAGCCGGAGAATGA
- a CDS encoding MopE-related protein codes for MRARWLLVLSLSVLVACGDDDTAPSDAGFDASDVGRACDDDSDCDDGLFCTGVDRCVDQVCTTAPACQADETCSEDDDECAPSCSLDPDVDGDGAQRTECGGDDCDDEDPRRFPGGVEICDADGVDEDCDPATYGARDVDREGLDDMRCRNEIGGEITSRGEDCDDARRSVQPGSPEVCNGLDDDCDGAIDENVSVAGFADLDVDGHGDPAAPMRACPGTRRFALEGDDCDDTNRMRHAAMPELCDTVDNDCDTRVDEATVEVRWYPDTDGDGFGVPGGSTLSCTPVAGASIVPLDCAGDDPTRHPAAAEVCNGVDDDCNGLADFALGTNDWEDDDEDGFADAACGASIEEPDCDDGDPQVNPRAGERCGNDGDDDCDGMVDDGCAALPDGGVRMDGGPPDAGWCGADVASDPDNCGECGLRCRARPYADVTCEDARCGITCDADRADCNRIETDGCETPIVDDARNCGGCGVACAADQACVGRVCVRGAFRSSGEDGAFDPEADVVLDPGVYDFTTIRVRPGVTVRVRGTGVLDLRATGDVIVEGAIDASGGAGGFGASGNATTATNGGGGATGHAVAAASGRCAPGGGGGMGAAGADASPTSECGLGGAAGGGAGGYQGVSGGGGGGPAGGGGGSGSVSTNGGAGGGPGGGAAGTTAAWPGQGGGLALGAPYAGGSGGTGGVCGGGGGGSIGADAAADLAVATTFRPGSGGGGGGWGFFSGSLLAGSGGGGGGGGAVRIASATRIEIREGGAVRADGGRGGNQNAFQCGGGGGSGGVVYLASPALVLRGTVSAGAGPAGAGGGGNPAGAPGGAGGLGRVRISVNPATCEITGTVRPTTAMLCEPSGAVPGRAYVARYPD; via the coding sequence ATGCGCGCTCGCTGGCTGTTGGTCCTCTCGCTCTCGGTGCTCGTCGCGTGTGGCGACGACGATACAGCGCCCTCCGACGCCGGCTTCGACGCGAGCGACGTCGGGCGCGCCTGCGACGACGACTCGGACTGCGACGACGGGCTCTTCTGCACCGGCGTCGATCGCTGCGTCGATCAGGTCTGCACCACCGCGCCCGCGTGCCAGGCCGACGAGACGTGCAGCGAGGACGACGACGAGTGCGCGCCCTCGTGCTCGCTCGATCCCGACGTCGACGGAGACGGCGCGCAGCGCACGGAGTGCGGCGGCGACGACTGCGACGACGAGGACCCGCGGCGCTTCCCGGGCGGCGTCGAGATCTGCGACGCGGACGGCGTCGACGAGGACTGCGACCCCGCGACCTACGGCGCGCGCGACGTCGATCGCGAGGGGCTCGACGACATGCGCTGCCGCAACGAGATCGGCGGCGAGATCACGAGCCGCGGCGAGGACTGCGACGACGCGCGGCGCTCGGTGCAGCCGGGCTCGCCCGAGGTCTGCAACGGGCTCGACGACGACTGCGACGGCGCGATCGACGAGAACGTCTCGGTCGCGGGGTTCGCCGATCTCGACGTCGACGGCCACGGCGATCCCGCGGCGCCGATGCGCGCGTGCCCGGGCACCCGGCGCTTCGCGCTCGAGGGCGACGACTGCGACGACACGAACCGCATGCGCCACGCCGCGATGCCGGAGCTCTGCGACACCGTCGACAACGACTGCGATACCCGCGTGGACGAGGCGACCGTCGAGGTGCGCTGGTACCCCGACACCGACGGCGACGGATTCGGCGTGCCCGGGGGATCGACGCTGTCGTGCACGCCGGTCGCGGGCGCGTCGATCGTCCCGCTCGACTGCGCCGGCGACGACCCGACGCGCCACCCCGCGGCCGCCGAGGTCTGCAACGGCGTCGACGACGACTGCAACGGGCTCGCGGACTTCGCGCTCGGCACGAACGACTGGGAGGACGACGACGAGGACGGCTTCGCCGACGCCGCGTGCGGCGCGTCGATCGAGGAGCCCGACTGCGACGACGGCGATCCCCAGGTGAACCCGCGTGCGGGCGAGCGCTGCGGCAACGACGGCGACGACGACTGCGACGGGATGGTCGACGACGGCTGCGCCGCGCTGCCCGACGGCGGCGTGCGGATGGACGGCGGGCCGCCCGACGCAGGCTGGTGCGGCGCGGACGTCGCGAGCGACCCCGACAACTGCGGCGAGTGCGGGCTGCGCTGCCGGGCGCGCCCCTACGCCGACGTGACGTGCGAGGACGCGCGCTGCGGGATCACGTGCGACGCCGATCGCGCGGACTGCAACCGCATCGAGACCGACGGCTGCGAGACGCCGATCGTCGACGATGCGCGCAACTGCGGCGGGTGCGGCGTGGCGTGCGCCGCGGATCAGGCGTGCGTCGGGCGCGTGTGCGTGCGCGGGGCGTTCCGCAGCTCGGGCGAGGACGGCGCGTTCGATCCCGAGGCCGACGTGGTGCTCGATCCCGGCGTCTACGACTTCACGACGATCCGGGTGCGGCCCGGCGTGACGGTGCGGGTGCGCGGCACGGGCGTGCTCGATCTGCGCGCGACCGGCGACGTGATCGTCGAGGGCGCGATCGACGCGAGCGGCGGCGCGGGCGGGTTCGGGGCGAGCGGCAACGCGACGACCGCGACGAACGGCGGCGGCGGCGCGACGGGGCACGCGGTCGCTGCCGCGAGCGGGCGCTGCGCGCCGGGGGGAGGCGGCGGGATGGGGGCGGCGGGCGCCGACGCGTCGCCGACGAGCGAGTGCGGCCTCGGCGGCGCCGCGGGCGGCGGCGCGGGCGGCTACCAGGGCGTCAGCGGCGGCGGTGGCGGGGGGCCCGCGGGCGGCGGAGGAGGATCCGGCAGCGTCAGCACCAACGGCGGCGCCGGCGGCGGGCCGGGCGGCGGCGCGGCGGGGACCACCGCCGCGTGGCCGGGGCAGGGCGGCGGGCTCGCGCTGGGCGCGCCCTACGCCGGCGGGTCGGGCGGCACCGGCGGTGTGTGCGGCGGCGGCGGCGGCGGATCGATCGGGGCCGACGCGGCCGCGGACCTCGCGGTGGCGACGACGTTCCGGCCGGGATCGGGCGGCGGTGGCGGCGGGTGGGGATTCTTCTCGGGCTCGCTCCTCGCGGGCTCCGGCGGGGGCGGCGGAGGCGGCGGCGCGGTGCGGATCGCGTCGGCGACGCGCATCGAGATCCGCGAAGGCGGCGCGGTGCGCGCCGACGGTGGGCGGGGCGGCAACCAGAACGCGTTCCAGTGCGGCGGCGGCGGCGGATCGGGCGGCGTGGTGTACCTCGCGTCGCCGGCGCTGGTGCTGCGCGGCACGGTGAGCGCGGGCGCCGGCCCCGCGGGCGCGGGCGGCGGCGGCAACCCGGCGGGCGCGCCGGGCGGCGCCGGAGGCCTCGGGCGGGTGCGCATCAGCGTGAACCCCGCGACCTGCGAGATCACCGGCACGGTGCGTCCGACCACGGCGATGCTCTGCGAGCCGAGCGGCGCGGTGCCGGGCCGCGCGTACGTCGCGCGTTATCCGGACTGA
- a CDS encoding redoxin domain-containing protein: MSEPTAPAKRWRRWLLEALVVIAILVAVRAWQTRDLPSGPAPALDARDLAGTPVSLEDLERPVIVHFMASWCGVCRAEEPNVAAVARDHDVIAIATTSGSPDEVRAWIESETELDATRIVADPRGTLAQRWGVRAFPTSFYVDREGDIRHVEVGYTTELGMRARVWLAGL; encoded by the coding sequence ATGAGCGAGCCCACCGCCCCTGCGAAGCGCTGGCGTCGCTGGTTGCTCGAAGCGCTCGTGGTGATCGCGATCCTCGTCGCGGTGCGCGCATGGCAGACGCGCGATCTCCCGAGCGGCCCGGCGCCCGCGCTCGACGCGCGCGACCTCGCGGGCACGCCCGTCTCGCTCGAGGACCTCGAGCGCCCGGTGATCGTGCACTTCATGGCGAGCTGGTGCGGCGTCTGCCGCGCCGAGGAGCCGAACGTCGCAGCGGTCGCACGCGATCACGACGTGATCGCGATCGCCACGACGTCCGGCTCACCCGACGAGGTGCGCGCGTGGATCGAGTCCGAGACGGAGCTCGACGCGACGCGGATCGTCGCCGATCCACGCGGCACGCTCGCGCAGCGCTGGGGCGTGCGCGCGTTCCCGACGAGCTTCTACGTCGATCGCGAGGGCGACATCCGGCACGTCGAAGTGGGCTACACCACCGAGCTCGGAATGCGCGCCCGCGTCTGGCTCGCGGGGCTGTGA
- a CDS encoding crotonase/enoyl-CoA hydratase family protein, with the protein MSVRVEKDGEITIVVIDRREAKNAVDRVTADALADAFRAFDADETARVAVLAGDHGTFCAGADLKAFSRGTPNRIAPDGDGPMGPSRMLLRKPVVAAIAGHAVAGGLELALWCDLRVVEEDAVMGVFCRRWGVPLIDGGTVRLPRIVGLGRALDLILTGRAVDAQEALAMGLANRVVPKGRAREEAVALAKLIASFPQTCMREDRLSAYEQDGMSIDAALANELQHGMRSLADPEMIASVMRFVGGAGRGGKLE; encoded by the coding sequence ATGAGCGTGCGCGTCGAGAAGGACGGGGAGATCACGATCGTCGTGATCGATCGTCGCGAGGCGAAGAACGCGGTCGATCGCGTGACCGCGGACGCGCTCGCCGACGCGTTCCGCGCGTTCGACGCCGACGAGACCGCGCGCGTGGCGGTGCTCGCGGGCGATCACGGGACGTTCTGCGCGGGCGCGGATCTGAAGGCGTTCTCGCGCGGGACGCCGAACCGGATCGCGCCCGACGGCGACGGTCCGATGGGCCCTTCGCGCATGCTGCTGCGCAAGCCGGTGGTCGCGGCGATCGCGGGGCACGCGGTCGCGGGCGGGCTCGAGCTGGCGCTCTGGTGCGATCTGCGCGTCGTCGAAGAGGACGCGGTGATGGGCGTGTTCTGCCGGCGCTGGGGCGTGCCGCTGATCGACGGAGGCACGGTGCGCCTGCCGCGGATCGTGGGGCTCGGGCGCGCGCTCGATCTCATCCTGACGGGTCGCGCGGTGGACGCGCAGGAAGCGCTCGCGATGGGGCTCGCGAACCGCGTGGTCCCGAAGGGGCGCGCGCGCGAAGAAGCGGTCGCGCTCGCGAAGCTGATCGCGAGCTTCCCGCAGACGTGCATGCGCGAGGATCGGCTGAGCGCGTACGAGCAGGACGGGATGTCGATCGACGCCGCGCTGGCGAACGAGCTGCAGCACGGGATGAGGTCGCTCGCGGACCCGGAGATGATCGCCTCGGTGATGCGCTTCGTCGGCGGCGCGGGTCGCGGCGGGAAGCTCGAGTAG
- a CDS encoding FHA domain-containing protein, with protein sequence MDDSRGSRIDAVRGAPNVGTEMRMGRDEPRLPSHALASAWSSLVPALSLIAPRDASAAYRLFWTGRGENGFRDFALARDAHLIVGRHSACDVVLASDGELSLRHLLIVPARVEGGAGLRLVDLQGSMPMHLDDDSAQRSLLAQGPFAVRLGRYVIGGFPIGPGQPAPPHDLPRSERVDESAEDAPVREAPASASHGHGPYREAAVGRSRTVITALPRPITMVAEIASGSATPDAVGLLGAARDGERARITVGRRALRAGVLVGRADKCDAGLKALLTIRVSRVHAVVIEIDGRVMLYDCASTNGTMLAGRRVRAVELDVDAPVVQLAGSDGVELRWTALRR encoded by the coding sequence GTGGACGACTCGCGCGGCTCTCGGATCGACGCGGTGCGCGGTGCGCCGAACGTCGGGACCGAGATGCGCATGGGACGCGACGAGCCGCGCTTGCCGAGCCACGCGCTCGCGAGCGCGTGGTCGTCGCTCGTGCCCGCGCTCTCGCTGATCGCGCCGCGCGACGCGAGCGCGGCGTATCGGCTCTTCTGGACCGGGCGCGGCGAGAACGGGTTCCGCGACTTCGCGCTCGCGCGCGACGCGCACCTGATCGTGGGGCGCCACTCGGCGTGCGACGTGGTGCTCGCGAGCGACGGCGAGCTCTCGCTGAGGCACTTGTTGATCGTGCCGGCGCGCGTCGAAGGCGGCGCGGGGCTGCGGCTCGTCGATCTGCAGGGATCGATGCCGATGCACCTCGACGACGACTCGGCGCAGCGCTCGCTGCTCGCGCAGGGGCCGTTCGCGGTGCGGCTCGGTCGCTACGTGATCGGTGGGTTCCCGATCGGGCCGGGACAGCCGGCGCCGCCGCACGATCTCCCGCGCTCGGAGCGCGTGGACGAGAGCGCGGAGGACGCGCCGGTGCGCGAGGCGCCGGCGAGCGCCTCGCACGGTCACGGCCCCTATCGCGAGGCGGCGGTCGGTCGGTCGCGCACCGTGATCACCGCGCTGCCGCGGCCGATCACGATGGTCGCCGAGATCGCGAGCGGGAGCGCGACGCCCGATGCGGTCGGGCTGCTCGGTGCGGCGCGTGACGGAGAGCGCGCGCGCATCACCGTCGGACGTCGCGCGCTGCGCGCGGGCGTGCTCGTGGGGCGCGCCGACAAGTGCGACGCCGGGCTCAAGGCGCTGCTCACGATCCGCGTCTCGCGGGTGCACGCGGTGGTGATCGAGATCGACGGGCGCGTGATGCTCTACGACTGCGCGTCGACGAACGGGACGATGCTCGCGGGACGTCGGGTGCGCGCGGTCGAGCTCGACGTGGACGCGCCGGTGGTGCAGCTCGCGGGCAGCGACGGCGTCGAGCTGCGCTGGACCGCGCTTCGTCGCTAG
- a CDS encoding protein kinase domain-containing protein, which produces MDLAGRTLLGKYRIDGQLGQGGMGTVWRGAHVVTGRKVAIKVLDERFLSNVNVVQRFGREARAASAIQHEGIVEVLDLDQTEEGLPFLVMEFLEGETISSRIDRKKRLSQDEVVRIGVMLLEALEAAHQHGVVHRDLKPDNIYLVPAGRRGEIVKILDFGISHKDDEAQAKLTMTGSVLGTPHYMSPEQAMGETTLDRRVDIYGAGVVLYECLVGDVPFDAPNYNKLLRVILDEEPVPPSKRGAIVDERVERVILRAIEKERDKRPQTARELLEELRAAARPVSAPAPRRTASASFAKPSDVPRTPTPTPRPAAVSSAVRPREAPSSSSFDLAVGDELEGLALQPPAKPAATSAPRTPLHLDAKSGSTSLDALDDPLSASSSLSLELDESALPARAPASGQQRIIIERNASDRSGTDHRVERADPRPIERAVSERSIPAQRATASSTSTPRMAATRTSSDAVARAVAPTPPVPARSDPPSRATSTPPSKAPPAPGARERWSELSDGTRRAIVLGIVGLVLFVGIVAAVRFIVRPGEELPPGADVATGDPVVPATPDAPVARDWVLIEVDGVPPGAQLRLDGLPGATLPLRVRRGGAHVLEIRAPGYEDRRLEFTAERNLRLRADLRPAVGTTQELP; this is translated from the coding sequence GTGGACCTCGCGGGACGCACTCTCCTCGGCAAGTACCGCATCGACGGCCAGCTCGGTCAGGGCGGCATGGGCACGGTGTGGCGCGGCGCGCACGTCGTCACCGGGCGCAAGGTCGCGATCAAGGTCCTCGACGAGCGCTTCCTCTCGAACGTGAACGTCGTGCAGCGCTTCGGTCGCGAGGCGCGCGCGGCGAGCGCGATCCAGCACGAGGGCATCGTCGAGGTCCTCGACCTCGATCAGACCGAGGAGGGCCTGCCCTTCCTCGTGATGGAGTTCCTCGAGGGCGAGACGATCAGCTCGCGCATCGATCGCAAGAAGCGCCTCTCGCAGGACGAGGTCGTGCGCATCGGCGTGATGCTGCTCGAGGCGCTCGAGGCCGCGCACCAACACGGCGTCGTCCATCGCGACCTCAAGCCGGACAACATCTACCTCGTGCCCGCGGGGCGTCGCGGCGAGATCGTGAAGATCCTCGACTTCGGCATCTCGCACAAAGACGACGAGGCGCAGGCCAAGCTCACGATGACGGGCTCGGTGCTCGGGACGCCGCACTACATGTCGCCCGAGCAGGCGATGGGCGAGACCACGCTCGATCGCCGCGTCGACATCTACGGCGCGGGCGTCGTGCTCTACGAGTGCCTCGTGGGCGACGTGCCGTTCGACGCGCCCAACTACAACAAGCTGCTGCGCGTCATCCTCGACGAAGAGCCGGTCCCGCCGAGCAAGCGCGGCGCGATCGTCGACGAGCGGGTGGAGCGCGTGATCCTCCGCGCGATCGAGAAGGAGCGCGACAAGCGCCCGCAGACCGCGCGCGAGCTGCTCGAGGAGCTGCGCGCCGCCGCGCGTCCCGTGTCGGCGCCCGCGCCGCGTCGCACGGCGTCCGCGAGCTTCGCGAAGCCGAGCGACGTGCCGCGCACGCCGACGCCCACGCCGCGCCCGGCAGCCGTCTCCTCGGCCGTGCGCCCGCGCGAGGCGCCGAGCTCGAGCTCGTTCGATCTCGCGGTCGGCGACGAGCTCGAGGGGCTCGCGCTGCAGCCTCCCGCGAAGCCCGCCGCCACGAGCGCGCCTCGCACGCCGCTCCACCTCGACGCGAAGAGCGGCAGCACGAGCCTCGACGCGCTCGACGATCCGCTCTCGGCATCGAGCTCGCTCTCGCTCGAGCTCGACGAGAGCGCCCTCCCCGCGCGCGCGCCCGCCTCGGGCCAGCAGCGCATCATCATCGAGCGCAACGCGAGCGACCGCAGCGGCACCGATCACCGCGTCGAGCGCGCCGATCCGCGCCCGATCGAGCGCGCGGTGTCGGAGCGATCGATCCCGGCGCAGCGCGCGACCGCGTCGTCCACGAGCACGCCGCGCATGGCCGCGACGCGCACGAGCAGCGACGCGGTCGCGCGCGCCGTCGCGCCGACACCGCCGGTGCCGGCGCGCTCCGATCCGCCCTCGCGCGCGACGAGCACACCGCCCTCGAAGGCGCCCCCCGCGCCCGGCGCGCGAGAGCGCTGGAGCGAGCTCTCGGACGGAACGCGCCGCGCGATCGTGCTCGGCATCGTCGGCCTCGTGCTGTTCGTCGGCATCGTCGCCGCGGTGCGCTTCATCGTGCGGCCCGGCGAGGAGCTCCCGCCGGGCGCCGACGTCGCGACGGGCGACCCCGTGGTGCCCGCGACGCCCGATGCGCCCGTCGCGCGCGACTGGGTGCTGATCGAGGTCGACGGTGTGCCTCCGGGCGCGCAGCTCCGGCTCGACGGATTGCCCGGCGCGACGCTCCCGCTCCGCGTGCGTCGCGGCGGGGCTCACGTGCTCGAGATCCGCGCGCCGGGCTACGAGGATCGACGCCTCGAGTTCACGGCCGAGCGCAACCTGCGCCTGCGCGCGGATCTGCGCCCTGCGGTCGGGACGACGCAAGAGCTCCCGTAA
- a CDS encoding protein kinase domain-containing protein — protein sequence MPRVVDGKFRLIETLDGGTDTVRFLAEHTGIRRQVELETLAQGVPWPGPEAERLLREARAMGSVSHAAIQSVVDSGTDPDGRPYVVYEALRGVRVSELLAQTPGGIGAVRAGRIVLGALEAMRAMHRAGVVVRGLGPENVVVLPPRDDDEDEPVKLRALERAAFLAEPAPRDEIPYTPWIAPEIRRGSAGLDPRVDIYSAGMMLRHLITGRTQSIHPVPDTARRAIERATAEDPDERFPDVDVLMQAVSLLVPSEGRRPRDEMPTPQDPLAADLHWLSMRRTTRHGQRTAPEGVAKIHLLPVLLTIEAIYRRLGEDAWSQLATEVPGVDDLLPGSGNTELHLATGVKIALFAQIVSAADAIAGRGDLSMLTEITEAVAHRGLRRLLPDLPSPMVVEALIDGFPYVWSRITRQGTAMVLERDARSARLAVRDQAQPSLELSGFVAGLLRAAIRQSGVRECDVTLTSCEALGDAHDVYRVEWKA from the coding sequence ATGCCGCGGGTGGTGGACGGGAAGTTCCGCCTCATCGAGACCCTCGACGGTGGGACAGACACCGTTCGTTTCCTCGCGGAGCACACCGGCATCCGCCGCCAGGTCGAGCTCGAGACGCTCGCGCAGGGCGTGCCCTGGCCGGGCCCCGAGGCCGAGCGGCTCCTGCGCGAGGCGCGCGCGATGGGCTCGGTGTCGCACGCCGCGATCCAGAGCGTCGTCGACTCGGGCACCGATCCCGATGGGCGCCCGTACGTCGTCTACGAAGCGCTGCGCGGCGTGCGCGTCTCGGAGCTGCTCGCGCAGACGCCCGGCGGGATCGGCGCGGTGCGCGCGGGGCGAATCGTGCTCGGCGCGCTCGAGGCGATGCGCGCGATGCATCGCGCCGGGGTCGTGGTGCGTGGGCTCGGCCCCGAGAACGTCGTGGTGCTCCCGCCGCGCGACGACGACGAGGACGAGCCCGTGAAGCTGCGCGCGCTCGAGCGCGCAGCGTTCCTCGCGGAGCCCGCGCCGCGCGACGAGATCCCGTACACGCCGTGGATCGCGCCCGAGATCCGGCGGGGCAGCGCGGGGCTCGATCCGCGCGTCGACATCTACTCCGCGGGCATGATGCTCCGGCACCTGATCACGGGGCGCACCCAGTCGATCCATCCGGTGCCCGACACCGCGCGCCGCGCGATCGAGCGCGCGACCGCGGAGGATCCCGACGAGCGCTTCCCCGACGTCGACGTGCTGATGCAGGCGGTGTCGCTGCTCGTGCCGAGCGAGGGCCGCAGGCCGCGCGACGAGATGCCGACGCCGCAGGATCCGCTCGCCGCGGACCTGCACTGGCTGTCGATGCGGCGCACCACGCGCCACGGTCAGCGCACCGCGCCCGAGGGCGTCGCGAAGATCCACCTGCTGCCGGTGCTGCTCACGATCGAGGCGATCTATCGGCGGCTCGGCGAGGACGCGTGGTCGCAGCTCGCGACCGAGGTGCCGGGCGTCGACGATCTGCTGCCGGGCTCGGGCAACACCGAGCTGCACCTCGCGACGGGCGTGAAGATCGCGCTCTTCGCGCAGATCGTGAGCGCGGCGGACGCGATCGCGGGGCGCGGCGATCTCTCGATGCTCACCGAGATCACCGAGGCGGTCGCGCATCGCGGGCTGCGCCGGCTGCTCCCCGATCTGCCGAGCCCGATGGTCGTCGAGGCGCTGATCGACGGGTTCCCGTACGTGTGGTCGCGCATCACGCGTCAGGGCACCGCGATGGTGCTCGAGCGCGACGCGCGCTCGGCGCGCCTCGCGGTGCGCGATCAGGCGCAGCCCTCGCTCGAGCTCTCGGGGTTCGTCGCGGGCCTCCTGCGCGCGGCGATTCGCCAGAGCGGCGTGCGCGAGTGCGACGTGACGCTGACGTCCTGCGAGGCGCTCGGCGACGCGCACGACGTGTATCGCGTCGAGTGGAAGGCGTGA
- a CDS encoding prolipoprotein diacylglyceryl transferase — translation MIPTFDGRLIAAVCAVVLVAALAVGRARRGLDVKPVLWGALLVGAGALAADVFDEAIPAYFAMLMAAFAACTWFAVRWAKREKRDYDVLIDLALISLITGVAGSRLAHVLFDGFFMDYVHLCTDPSQVEWHITREQCDSEWVQGAWDAAASVCRPTEADCFAWAKFWQGGLTWYGGMVLGIGYAMYFLGKEGFPRIKTLDLAGMILPLGLFFGRLGCWFGGCCFGQPTDAWFGVSFPAWSPASEAQWRAHLLEHPSHASLPVIPTQLLEAGGSLVIAFVIIGWFEPRKRFDGHVFCVSMIAYAVLRFVLEFFRADDRGGVGVLSTSQWVGIVIVVAAAALWPVLQRRSLRAG, via the coding sequence GTGATCCCCACGTTCGACGGGCGCCTGATCGCGGCGGTGTGTGCGGTGGTGCTCGTCGCCGCGCTCGCCGTCGGGCGCGCGCGGCGCGGCCTCGACGTGAAGCCGGTGCTGTGGGGCGCGCTGCTGGTGGGCGCCGGCGCGCTCGCGGCGGACGTCTTCGACGAGGCGATCCCCGCGTACTTCGCGATGCTCATGGCGGCGTTCGCCGCGTGCACGTGGTTCGCGGTGCGCTGGGCCAAGCGGGAGAAGCGCGACTACGACGTGCTGATCGACCTCGCGCTGATCTCGCTGATCACCGGGGTCGCGGGATCGCGCCTCGCGCACGTGCTCTTCGACGGGTTCTTCATGGACTACGTGCACCTCTGCACGGACCCGTCGCAGGTCGAGTGGCACATCACGCGCGAGCAGTGCGACAGCGAGTGGGTGCAGGGCGCGTGGGACGCGGCCGCGAGCGTGTGCCGTCCGACCGAGGCCGACTGCTTCGCGTGGGCGAAGTTCTGGCAGGGCGGGCTCACCTGGTACGGCGGCATGGTGCTCGGCATCGGGTACGCGATGTACTTCCTCGGGAAGGAAGGCTTTCCGCGCATCAAGACGCTGGACCTCGCGGGGATGATCCTGCCGCTCGGGCTCTTCTTCGGGCGGCTCGGGTGCTGGTTCGGCGGGTGCTGCTTCGGGCAGCCGACCGACGCGTGGTTCGGCGTGTCGTTCCCCGCGTGGTCGCCCGCGAGCGAGGCGCAGTGGCGCGCGCACCTGCTCGAGCATCCGTCGCATGCGTCGCTGCCGGTGATCCCGACGCAGCTGCTCGAGGCGGGTGGGTCGCTGGTGATCGCGTTCGTGATCATCGGGTGGTTCGAGCCGCGGAAGCGCTTCGACGGACACGTCTTCTGCGTGTCGATGATCGCGTACGCGGTGCTGCGGTTCGTCCTGGAGTTCTTCCGGGCCGACGACCGTGGCGGGGTCGGGGTGCTGTCGACTTCGCAGTGGGTCGGGATCGTGATCGTGGTGGCTGCGGCTGCGTTGTGGCCGGTGCTGCAGCGGCGGTCTCTTCGCGCGGGGTGA